The segment GAATTTCGTGTAATAAAGCCCTtggaacatttaattttcttgcacGAGTGCCATTTCACCAAATGGCACATCTTTTAACACTTATACAGGTTCTACAAAATTTCGACCTGTCAGGTTGTGCATTTCTGAGCTTTCCCCAAGCCAAGCTCTTATAgtgtgttaataaaatataaaatatttagaaaactGTTTCAACCTAAACCATTATTAATTACGGCGAAGCGTTCGCGTGGAATTCCCCTCAGCTACTTTGTTGCGGTAcattcatttgaaatatttcatgcaAAGCTGGCCATTAGGGTGCGGTCCTTGCTGTCcaatatttaagtttattgCTGTCGGTCAGATGGTTCGTTTGGTGCGggtgtcggtcggtcggtcggtcgctCGCGCGGCCGGCTGGTGCTAATGCAATTTGCGAGTCTAGTAGGCGTGCCGTACTCGCCGCTATTGCCAAACattcttttcctctctcgcCCGAAATAATGAGGCTCTCGCTCTCCTCTCTCGCGGCCAGGTGGATTCGCGCTGGTGCAGAGTCATTCGCCGCAAATTAACGTCAGTTTTGAAACCACGTGCCGAACGTGTACTAATTAATTCGAGCGCGCGAACTTCGACCCGAGCAAGTGAAATTGTATTAGCGCACCGCAGCTTTAGCATTCATTCCGCACCTACTATGCGTGaccaaagatttattttcaattaattttgctcgGTTTCGATATCGAACGCgcattgttaaattattaacgaCTTTCTTTGGTTGCGACACTTGTTTGTTTCGTGTGGTGTGAGcgattaaaatgtttctcaCACTTGAAACGAAAGAAAGAGCtgtttgtgaattaaatttttttaatatcgtttaattaaagatttaatCAGCATGCACTCCATAAATTGTGTCGGCAACGCGATTAATTGCGCGAGaacatgcaaaaatttaattgagatttaatttattctgacaGGGGATCTCTTAGAATTCCTTACAAAAgtagcaataataattgaatgtGTGTAGCCTTGATATGATTTTAATCTAAAGTCAAGTAAAGCAGAAGAAACTTTTAGATTTTCTCATAATTTACTTTAAAGTGCAATTTGGTTAGTTGCAAttatgttttataaaaaaatccatcgcCGGAGAGTTTTTAACTTTCTGtaaaaatctataatttaattcgctTCATAGTTTGTTTCATGctctttgcaaaaattgaataagtTTGCTTCTCGTCAGAACTTATCAGTATCATCATCCGAAGAGTTTCCTCGTTAGAATAAATGCGTTACAAATATCTGAAATGAAGTTCAGATTTTCCGTTTGATCAACCTGTAGGAATCGAAAGTACGTGAGCAGTCGAGAGCGCGGTGTCTTTGCGAAACCCGATATACGTGACCTTTCCAACGAGACTCAGAATTTCACGCGAAAGCGCAGCAGTGCGCCTACCGACGGTCATCAGCCACTCTACACGTCCCACGCGCCTCACAATCACATTTGAAAAGGCAATAATTATACGGCAGGAGGAATAAAAAACGAGTTGCCAGCTCCAATTAGCCGGGCGAGctgataaaaaagcaacagtgtgtgtgtgtgtgtgtcggcgGGCAGGACGACTCTTCACTCATGCACGAGAGCAGCGACGAGAGGATGCAGAAAAACACATGTAAATCTCCATCGGAGCGGACGAGAAGTGTATATAGTATAAGAGCCGGCAGATATGATCACGGCCGCCGCGTGACATGTATAATTAAGTCATTACTCCATTTAGTTTATCAATTGATATTCATTACGCTCGCTTTTTGATGACGATGGGTGGCGTGGATTGATGCCAGATATAATTCAAGAGGAAGTTCATTATGCTCGGCCGACCGGCCGCGCAAATTCTCGACCGCATTCCGACCTTTTTTGCGCTCCTTACGCGCCGAGTGATATCTTCTTTCAGACCTTTTTGCCTTTGTAAATCAAACCCAGCGAAAGGAGATAATATGTAAGGCGAGTCGTGCAATCAGAAAACGCTTACGCTCCACACGCACCTCAGGGGAGTGAAAAACACAAGAAATCAGAGAATTCGAATTCGGGCTTCTCTTGATAAACTTTGGTCTGGTGAAATCAGAGGGTTCTACAACTTTGTTTTTCtaacaattgtaaaaatatcgtaacgaaaaattcgaaatatcCGTGTGCAAAAACTTCAATGCTCTCTTTTCGCAACAAAAATTGTCTCAATTATTGAAGCCCTTTATAAAGCATACTTTCGCTcgcaaaattgttgaaattaagtGCATGGCTACGATTagtgaacaatttttcacagCCCCGACTAGTTTCTCTCGTCgttatatttattatgattACAGACCACCACACACCGGCGGACCCAGTCAGCTGGAAGAGGCGAAATATTGGACCGTTTGGCAGCCAGCCCGGCGAAATGCGGCTTTTTTGAACTGGTTGCGGCAGACCCCGTGTGTTCCTTGCTCCTTCGAACAATGCAGGAGTAATGAGAGCGTTTGCTGAGCAATTTTTACGACTTGCTTCTACGGCCGATTCGGCTTAATTTTACGACGCTTTTATTGGAGCTGCAGCATAATTCAAATTGAGACGTAGGCATCCAGCGATTATTCAAATTCGGGCAAGGCTCTTTCTTTTCAATGGCAACGCTAACATAAaaattgccttaaaattcaacttgTTGGCATTTTCGCCAGAGATTGCGACGGTGAAATAGCATCCATTTTTTCGCTTTATGGGCGAAGATTGCCCCGGATTAAATGCactctaaaaattttgatcttaGTAAAATGATCAATgtaaaacgtaaaatgaaaatcccGAATTTCCATAAACTTagaaattatacaaaatatttaacttttgggaaaatagaaaaagttggaaggaaattcaaatttgaatgtgtTTGTTCTTCAgacctttaaaatgaaaatagtgggaattttgcaattaaatagctgtccgataaatttatttataattcatcGTTGATCGACTCAAGTTACTGCAGAcgcagtaaaatataattttcgaaTCTTTTACAgtttgtgcaaaattttatctgattgAAATAGTTACAGGACCAGCATTTTCTCAAATGAAGACGGAACTAACCTCGATTAATAGGTGCTTAGCAAGACACGAGACGACATGTCTCATTCCAAAGAACACACACCTttcaaaaagcaataaaagtgtACACCGAAGTGCCAAGCCCAAACTAGCGAGCAATCAACATTTCGCGCAAGAGACGAAACCAAATCTGCACttacaaatacaaaataataccCCCTCGTAAAGCAAGACAAAACGCCAACGCGGTCCGAAATGTTGGACACACGCGACTGGaaggagaaataaatcatgtcAACGCGCTTGCAGTGTGTATAGGTGCGAGTCAAGCGCAAGGCGAAAAGCGTGCGTGTGCAACAAGTGTATGATCACGAATTGGAATTGCGGCTCGCGCCAGCCAGCGCGTGGTAATAAGtagttatttgaaaataattattagcacATAGCCCGGCCGGTCGGGCCGCCACGCCCGCTAAACTTCACTCTGCACACTTGCTCGGTCGTgagttcaaataataataataataataatgataatcaCAAGCGCCGAGATTCCTGCGCTTTGCGCGGTGGAAAAAGAGGTAGTGCCGCGTGATGTATTGCCGGCTGCCATATTTTCGCAACTAGACTCCCACCTTCGCGGCAGGCTCATTTGAATAAGGCTGCCGcttattgcttttttccaCGACTTTCCTTTTTGTTAATTAGCTGGCAATGATATGCATTAGACGTCGaggttatattattttattgtgtgaGTGTGCGAGTGTGTGCATGCTCCTTTTATTGGATCGTCCGCCAGAGGAGTGAATGAGAGATCTATATAATCGATGTGTGTGGCATTTCCATTTAGTGCTCAGCGCCTCCGCCGCCCTTGACATTTATCTGCGGCCGGCTTCGGAATTTAATTGGCCGCTCTTTGACTTTTGAAATATGCCTAGCGGCCGCTCGAGTTCCAATGTGGGAGTGATTCGAATATTTATTAGAGGATTTCACTGATTAATGTCCTCAGCGAGGGTCGTGTCAGCAATATATGCGCGGTGCTAGATGGATTGCTCTAATCTCGTGCCGCAGATTAGACAAGTGTACAAAGTGCTCACTCATACTCATACTAGATTGGCAAGTTAATCATACGGGGTTATATTCCACCGAGAGAACTTTAAATGAGATGGATGAAATCTTAGATGGCAGTTTGTTTATTCTAGAAATAAATCTGAAATCCGCTGACAAAGAAAGCAGGTGTATATGTTTCAATGTCCAAAAATTAtagatgagaaaaatttagacagtttCATTTTCTTACCATCACAACAAATgtctaatttataatttggatAAATTACTGAAGGTCAgctacattttaaatttaaaaaagattaacaCAAGTCTatggcaataataattatttttaatgaaaataacatcTTTCCTTGTGACCTGCCTCATCAAAACCCTAAGACCTCAAATCAAAAGAATTAACATTAAATACCAAGTACACGAGACTAGCGTTAACTGGTTTTGACtttcgttaaattttaaaattaaatcctccTTCTCGCGCAGAAGCGTTCTCGCTGAAACAGGACTAACAGGACAAGAAGTAATACACACGTCTTTCACAGCTATacagtttaaaaaagtgtgaaattataaatgcaCGCGGCACGAGTGCTCGGAGAAAACAACCATGAATCAAGCCTTCcccttttttttcaaaacaaaagcagcCCAACTGAGAAGTGCACAGTTCCAGAGGCGCCAATTTGTTTCGGCTGTTGCTGGAGTGAGCGCATAAATCCTGAATCTCTTTCCGCGGGGCTAGGGCAACAATGCGCAGAGGAGAGTTGGCAAGCAAGTGTGTTCGGGTCAAAGCGTATATTACAATCCGCGAGGTGTGGCCGTTGCCTCATTAAGCAGCGGCAGAAGCAGGCGTCGTATACATGCCTCGCAGAAGGCAAAAAAGCGGAGCCACGCGCCAAGCCGGCTTGCCTGCCATACGCTGACGGACGCATctttaacatttaaatgaCTGAATGGGAATCGGGAAATACGTtaataatttccatttgaacGTGAAAGTTAATACAACCACGCTCAAACCTATTAAATGactatttgcatttttaaaagggcacctattttaattttcaagtggTTTATTTCGCATCCTTAAATGAAACAGATCAAAAGCAGTTTTAATGAGTTTAATCCAAACAAATTTccacaaattaattgaaatccagcttaaaatagatttctaagtttttttttaatttttgcagaactcaatttagtaaatttagtCATCCTCCCTCTGGCGATCCAGTCGGATCAGTGGTTCATTCTGTTATCCTTTGGCCGAATCAccgttatttcattttcatggaCTTCTTCACACATGTAAGACAGTTGCAAAAGACATTCGTCGTCATCCCAGGCTTTGTACAAACCGCAAAAATTGATGCACGCATCCTCGTCTTGCGGCAAATTTGGCTGAAATTCTGCCCAGTGAAATTCAGTGATTGACGAGCCTGCATCCCAGTTCCACGATGAAGAATTAGCCGTTCGGTGTCCCCCGGTCCATATCCACAAAAGATCGTGTACTACACATAATGAATTGTAGCTGGGAATGATTAATGAAAACATTGAACTACATACCTGAATAATACAAAAACTGTAcaactttttcaaattcacgCCGAGTTTCAAACGAAGCTAAAGTCATTGATCTATTCTGGCAATCTGACAATGCCTCGTCCCACGGGACCTGAAACAGaggaattatatttttaaatgctggaaaatagatgttgatttttatcacctttatattttcttccaaataGTAGGAAGTTCCGTCGATTATATAATAGGCGCCATCCACTGCACTGTAGAGAcacttgaaaagaaaacattagCACTTTTAGTAACCAACGGAGAGGAAATACGTTTGAAATATTACCAGAAGTGACAGCAAAAACATCCTGCTCTGCGACGTTAACATATTCCTTCTGCACGGAGGCAAAAAAGAGTATGGAACGCTGGAAGGTGGAAGTTTGATCAAatcgcaaatttttaaatatttgggattttgatatattaattaattgcaccaTGCAAAAAGGGATGTACAACTTTAAACCAGATGTGATTACAACGTTTTGTGAGAGACATTGGTATAAGATATGAGAACTAACTATTTGATTAACAATTATCAATTAATCGTCAATTCCAAGCCAATGATTTAAGcttaaaataaggaaaaccGTACTTACAACTGACTCGCAGCAAAATTTGTGCACTGAATCACCACTTTCTGGTTCATTAGCTTTTTGTGTCTGTGGTTAGGCATCAAATGACAGTCATAGGATTTTCCCTTCCCTTGGCTTGGTTTccgtataaatttaatatctataTTTGATTGTACATACTCTTGATCAATATTTGTATTGTTATGTTTCAATatagaatataaataaaacaaaatacggAGCTCTCATTTAATTACTGatggccaaaataaataaggaCTTGTGTGAGACGTGTacttcttgattttttattactattGTCGATCTCAGACACAAGCATGATTTTAAGGTAATTAAACAATGTTAATCCTTCGTCTGCTGGAGATTCCTATTGACCTAGAGGTCGATGGATCCGGTAGTCGTTGTGGTGTCTTCGGTCGTTCCGCTATTTTCGGTCGTTCCGCTATTTCCGGTCGTTCCGCTATTTTCGGTCGTTCCGCTATTTGTGGTAGTTTCTGTGGTTTCTTCTGTTGTTGTAGTTGTCTGCTCGTAGTGGATTTCTTCGCACATGTATGCCAGGTTGTAAGTGCAATCGTCGTCATCCCAGGCGCTGTAGCTTCcagaaaaatttatgcagCTCATCTGCTTATTTGGCTGAAATTCTCCCCAAGCGGATTGATTGGCGTAAAAAGGCTCTCCCGAGTCCCATTCCCAGCCTTGAGCCACCGATCTTCCACCAGTCCAAATCCACAGAAGATCATATCCTgtgttaaaaacgttaaatagTTTGCTAGAGAATTGGCCGAAATATTTCTAGCGTATGTACTTGTTCCGTGTAAATATTCAGTGACGATCCGAAATTCATCTAGGGTTTCAAAGGAAACTAAAGTCATGTCTTTATTAGAGCATTCAGCCTTTGCGTCATTCCAGGTAAGCTAAAACAGAGCCTGCCGGTATTATAACGATGGTATAAACTTCTCTCTGAATTGCTTACCCGTATATTTGTTTCCAGATAATATAAAGTGTCTTCGATTGTTAAATTCAATCCATCAACCGTCAAGAAGagacacttaaaaaattaaattggtaaataattatacataaaCGATTTGTTGTGACACACATCCAAGTGGCGCTATCACCACTACCGATTCAAAGAAACATCGTAATTGTGCAGCAATACCTAGATGTGTGTTCACCACAGATTATTGAGGAAACATCACTTCTTTGTCATTCACCATTCacttcttaaaataaattactcccACTTACTAGGAAAGGCAAtctcaaaaatcaaattttctgagcATATCTAGCAAGCATcggtttacaaaaatatttccagatttcatatttatataatCTCTCAAGTTAGTTTGTGTTGTATAAGAATGCCTTCCCTATAGAAAGTGCGagtgcaaattcaaatttattgtgtttataCCTGAAGAAAAACTAGAAAAACTACGCTAGAAGATGCCGCCATGTTCGGATCGCTGGTGCTACTTGACTAAAAACAggatcaagaaaaaataattcttatcatttcaaattgtaacATTGTAGATAACTGATAATATATTCGTGTTAATGGGCTAGTATAAATCGTTAAAATCTACTTCAGCTCTAATATGATAAGATTTGtgcgcaaattaaaaaaatttgtaaatccAGATAGGGTTTGCAAACATTTGATAAAGAGAACGCAGTACAGTTGCGTTGATTATGACTGTGCTGAGTAacttaattggaaaaaaatctttatttaatctctcatcagcacatcccgtgggttatgagctcaccgggttccaataacaccgctgagcggataacatggggtcCGAGTgctgcagaggagcttgggcccaatgtggccatctttttgcctccCCGCATCGAgttctttgattgaaacgccaggCATTGGAAAgatgcgaaaaccagcaaacGGCGAGTCGCGTTAGTGCGCCTCCCAGGCAGTTGAGTTCCTTAACAAACCatcttttgccatctctgacattgggcagccagcattagatccccgaattgctcaaatatatttttagtagtatataaaataaattttcttgatgaaaaaaaaaataaaaaccaatataCATGCACTAGACAAAATGAggcaaatatgaattttaatattattgaagaattgttgtatttttcaaatgaataaaatagttcaacattgatttttgcaaTCAGATCAATATTTAACGATACGGATTggttaaaaagtaataatgaGAGTAGGTAACTATCTAATTTGTGCCCCAAATGAGTATAACAATTGGGCTTCAATAAGCATCCGAAAGTAGTTAAGCAGtagaaataaggaaaataaaacagctgcatttaatttaaatggagAAATTAAAGGTAACGCATTTTTTATAGCATAAACATTCTTCCAAAGAACCTTCTGCTGATGTCttttaattcagatttatttccatgcattttgcagcaaaacaaaGTGGGAGAGTATGACCGGCGCGATTATTCATTAGCTTAACGTAGTCACCGACCACAAACGACGATGTTTATAAAATGCAGCCGTGTGCGGGTAATttagcgcggcggcggctgcggctgcggcggcggcattgGAATTACGAGGCGCTTGCACTCGCGCGCTGCACCGGCTGCGCGCTGCCCCATTACTTACGTGCGCCTcactctcattgtcagccgcAGCAATATTATAGCTTGTCGGTCGGGCTGGGCGAATGACACCGCCGCTGCATGTTTGCGGTGTGTTTATTCGCGATGCAAATCTGAACAGCGTCTCTGCGACGAGACATGCGCTGACAAATTCTCCGGCCTGCCgccattaatattaattaaaccgAGCGCGGCGATTTCCGAGCGAGGGGGATTGTCGCGCACTTAAATTTATCGCAACGCCTATGGCTGATTAGCGAAGAGTTGAATACAGGCCGTGTTACCCGATTTTTATGTTTCGAAATGATTTGTTgcgtaaatataaattttctcgcCACCCAAGAAATGCTTTTTCAGCCAGGAGAATAATTCTGTTTGATTGTCAAACCTCTTAGACGGGATAAATCACTAGCAACAAAATATCAGATTGCGCAAGACGTGTTAGTGAGAAAAAGGATTTTCTTTTGGAACGCTAGctagattttttcattcaacatGGTCTCACGAATTCAcgtttaatgatttttttatttagatcaaaTGAAAAGTTAACATTTTAACAAACCTTTTTCTAATATAacatgttatatttaaaatccctgtttcaattatttcaaataatttttaacgatgCAATGAACGTTGATGGTTGGGGGATCTACACAAGataactgttaaaaaaattaaatttttaatcgacTGTTATCGGCAATCACAGTCGTCATTATTTGCAAAGAACCTGAAATATAACTTCGGAGATAGGCCCCTCACGATTTGCCGAGGAAGCGAAAAAAGGGGGAGCCAATTACTCAGCGTCTCGAACGTCTTCATTGCGAGTGTTAATAATTCGACCGGCCACGTTCTAATTTGCTCTCaagtgtaatttttatcttattaaaAGGAGGCTGGCTCGGCGAGGAAGCAAAAAATGCGTGTGTACCTTCGAGAGTAGCAATTTTTCTGCGGCTTATTATACGTTTTATGAGCGGTGGTGTTACTTTATTGCGTGGCGGCAATAACTCTTGCttggcagaaaataattacattgtCACACACGCTCACGTTGATCTCGCAGCCACTCGTCTAATGAATTATGAGCCGCAATTTATATTTGCCGCACCGCACGCCTGGTCACTTGCTTTCTTTAATAGCATAATGAGTAGGTGAGCATCTCAGCTTAATTAATAATGCTTGCAAATGCCTACTGCAATGCTACTCTCCGCACGGCAAGTTAAAAGCTCCACGTGTGATCCACGCTCAGCAAATGTTCccaacacaatttttaaattgaccaTCTCGCTAAGAcatacaaaattgtttaattttattgtaatctGCATGACTTTAACGCtgttttaatttcgattttaagacAGAATataaagatttcaaataaagcATGCTTGAAATATCAAATCAGCAAATATgatttagttgaaaaataatgctaTAGAGGGTTATCTGAATAAAATACCGCAAAAACCGATAAATTAGAAGAACAAACTTTCGCCGCACTTAGCCACAATCACGCAATGTTTTAAATCACAGATCGAGTaagcaatataatttaaaatatttttgtacgaCACTTACTGCCAAAATATGCTTTGAATATAGAAGACCTAATTGGCATGCTATTTATTTAGGTTTAGATTATGATTTTATCTAGGTAATTGTGAATATACAGGCCGAACTTTCTCAATATCACGTAATAAGAATGTATCTTTGACACAATAGTGGTTCCAATGAGgagcatttaattgaaatatttttaaataattgtaaatctttattatacattaattttctaattaaataagacaaaaactaaataaatatttaaataacaatgtttaataaataaaaatttatgaaatacagaaatataacattttaaattaatttaagataaaattttaaattttcataaaattattataaaaaacatGTTTAGTCTATTTTACGCTAATTACATCACATTATTTGAGAGAtgatgctttttaaaaatctattaattTTGCGGGTTTTATGGGACacgtttggaaaattttgagggTGTAAAATCAATTGCTATGAAGCAGTTCAACAGAAAAAGGGTATGagcattgaattaaatttatcgcgTCAAGCACGATCGaatgaaaactaaaaactaaAGGTCATTGTTTAAGGTTAAAGGTTGTTTTCTGAAAATTCCGggtattttcttttgaaacaatttccaaATGTTTTTATGATCAAACGTGggaagagtaaaatttgtttgtttttggaaaattccatattaaaaaaaaacattaattttttaatatttccccCCTAAATGTCAAATACTAATTTccataattgcaaaaagctGCATGCTGTAAGACTGTAATCTTGACCTTTCGTTAAGTACTGAAGGGTAAAAGGGTGCTTCAACGCAATAACCTTTTTGAAGATTTGAAGTTGTTTTCTTCCGCATGAATTCATTAATTGCCGGTAATTCCCAGAACTAACATCGAAAAGCGAACTGATTTTCCTCAACAGTAAAAACGTTTCGGCCAAGTTCATTCTACATATACTTAAGCTCCAAAGTGTGTATCATTTAAAGTTACATCTATCTGCAGAGGCCGACGTGTTAAGTGCGCGGACTCCCCCGTAGTGCGGGGGCGTGGCGCGCCAGCATCTTTTGGGAGCGATTCCTTGCGGAGTGCACCTGATTACACCGTTAATCGCGGCCACaatggtcggtcggtcggtcggttcgGACGGGTGACCTGCTAATATGCGAGAGGTCGTTGGTGCTTCtcggcgcggcggccgcggcgtgGCCAGGGCGCCAGCCTCGCGTGCGCGCGAGTGACCGGCGCGACCACACCCGACCTGTTTTGCAGGCCAACTCGCAATCAGGCAGGCACCTTGCTCTTTGCAGCGCGCGGCCGGTGCGGGGGAGTTGGCTCACCGAGCTAGAAAGAGAAGATAATATCTCCGAGCTGATAATATGCTctctttaatattattaagcTCAAATTCCTCGCGCCGCGTCTCTGTCACGCATActcgaaatattttcactcCCTCGCGTCACATCGGTCAGCTTCATTAAAGAATGGAGCAGGATTTTCTCGGAACTCGAGGTCACCTATCACGATCGTGGTGGATGGTGTacagtaatttttcaatgccTCTTCATAGATGTGGTGGACACGCTTTtaatcgccgccgccgccgccgcaagaCCAGCCACGCTTTATTCCGTCTTAGAATGCTCTCATTGAAAACGTGTCAGGTGTCCGAAATCCTATTAAAGCGACCATTTTGCTCGCCAATTGGCTCTGATGATTTATTGCCACTCGGCCGCATTGCTTTCGAAACTCGCTTACTTGGCACTTTCTCTGCGCTTGGCCACGATTTTCAGCAGATCTAAAAATTACGCCTACATTTTTATCTGATGGATGTTGCACTGCCAaactcaacaaaaaataagctcgaaataacaattaaaacctTACagtttgtgaaaataaatattatatagctTGTATTTGCTCTTGAACTTTGCATaactttgttgaaaattaaaaatattatttgaaaagtagCGAAAAAGCGCcgcagaaatgaatttttttgagaaaatactGCACTCAAGAAAAGTGGTTCGTGTTGAGAACATTAGGTTATATATAGATACTGAAGAAATCATATcagtattcaaattttggagcGGAGatatgtattaattaaaattaagagttttaaaaataaacgctcCTCTTTGGGGGCTGGTTTTAAGCAGAACCTTTCGAGCTAtctggtaaaaatattcaggatATGTATGCTATATTTGATATCTTTacatggtaaaaaaattagaaaatggcacttcacttttcaatttgtacAAGAATTTACCTTTAATAGCATTGTACAAAACTCTCTTATTGTGATTGCAGAGCTGtcaatcattttcaataaatcctCACTATCCTGATTATACAATACAACTCAGAAACCTGAGACACCACAGAATCCTCTGGTGTTACATTTCATTTCTGCTCTTTTGAGGCCTGACAATGAGTAGTCGATGCTGATGTTCAGGTGAGAGAATAACAAGTGCGAGATATTTCTCTCcatcaatttcaaaaccagctatccaaaatttaaatttaccttgAGTTCGAgtcatgattttaaaatcgaaatctTGGATTTcaaagagataattttttatcaaaacttattttttaaattaaaaatattacacgtgatttttacaaatatattttttctgcgatAGAAAAAactattgtttaaaaatgattatacaATCAATACTAAAatgactttatttaaaaaacgatttgtaataaaatgtaCACTGCTCAAGAACAGTGCGGGGCCAggcatcaaaatttatattttggggTGCAGTAACAACAAACGAAAAGAAGGCACAGAAATTTGCATACGCCCTCACAAAGTGAAATTAA is part of the Cloeon dipterum chromosome 1, ieCloDipt1.1, whole genome shotgun sequence genome and harbors:
- the LOC135948443 gene encoding lectin subunit alpha-like, whose translation is MLTSQSRMFLLSLLCLYSAVDGAYYIIDGTSYYLEENIKVPWDEALSDCQNRSMTLASFETRREFEKVVQFLYYSVHDLLWIWTGGHRTANSSSWNWDAGSSITEFHWAEFQPNLPQDEDACINFCGLYKAWDDDECLLQLSYMCEEVHENEITVIRPKDNRMNH
- the LOC135948352 gene encoding lectin subunit alpha-like, encoding MAASSSVVFLVFLQCLFLTVDGLNLTIEDTLYYLETNIRLTWNDAKAECSNKDMTLVSFETLDEFRIVTEYLHGTRYDLLWIWTGGRSVAQGWEWDSGEPFYANQSAWGEFQPNKQMSCINFSGSYSAWDDDDCTYNLAYMCEEIHYEQTTTTTEETTETTTNSGTTENSGTTGNSGTTENSGTTEDTTTTTGSIDL